The following are encoded in a window of Verrucomicrobiia bacterium genomic DNA:
- a CDS encoding DUF5107 domain-containing protein, with the protein MLPLRSSSSSASSKTLDNRPPKRGAGEEGWVRIWAEELAIPTYLAGEPNRNPMFLEKRVYQGSSGRVYPYAVIDRIGDEKVSERHPVVFLENDYLKLMVMPGFGGRIQYAYDKTNNYPFIYHNRVIKPALVGLAGPWLSGGIEFNWPQHHRPGTYCPVDYAITAGPGGSKTLWLSEIEPMWHLKGTLGLTLHPGQAILEIEIRLFNPTALPQSFHLWTNPAVHVNDQYQSVFPPDVQAVYDHGKRDVSAFPIARGHYYKVDYSRGVDISWYKNLPVPTSYMAARSDYDFLGGYDHGKQAGVLHVADHHFVPGKKQWVWGCGDFGKAWDRNLTDEDGPYAELMCGVFADNQPDFSWLRPFEEKLVKQFFLPYKGIGYVRNATIHAAISLEVQGGQARLGAYASAARQKSAVRLAVQGKLLWQRQADLGPESPLIATVRLPAHTRPQDIELSVCAADGERLVSYSPEPKQPEAMPEPAMAIAERRKLTGSEALLLAGLHLEQYRHATREPEDYYREALRHEPGDIRNNNALGLLLLRRGQFIEAEQHFRAAIKTQMRHNPNPPDGEPHYNLGVCLRYLGRPAEACAAFCKSAWDAARQDAAFFQLAQLAAMRDDLEQALEFIDRSLERNSCNQKSAHLKTVLLRKMNRTAEALDLSNRAIERDPLDFGARNERVLLGKEDAAELLSLMRYSEHTSLEIAADYAALGAYGEAMGLLQRPLQTSAPSALLGNGSKTRAPGHMGQTGMPNARSMLFYFLGYYAALKGDTKEAARHFKKARAQNPERCFPNSLESILALQTALKFNPRDARAGFFLGNLWYDKRQVPEATVCWEAARRIEPQWPTPHRNLALVYFNKQHNPAKALSSLNRAFALDQTDVRVLFELDVLKRRAGVSARSRFQFLQRHLHILSQREDLLVEYITLLNFFARHQEALDLLLSRKFHPWEGGEGKVTGQYVTSLVELAKEQLRHAVFEAGSAAGAGALPGTMEADPVALLNRARAYPENLGEGKLHGAQENQILYWLGIAHAWRRDSKAARKYWEKAALGMDAPSPALYYNDQNPDTIFYQGLALQKLGRTAAAKRRFETLVRFGQQHLHDKIVIDYFAVSLPEFMVFDDDLDRRNQVNCRYLMGLGWYGLDKRASAEKELRRVQQLDPGHLAAQLHLKMFSAPALSNISAVHAPKRRVPANPQP; encoded by the coding sequence ATGCTCCCGCTGAGATCCTCCTCGTCGTCCGCATCCTCGAAAACCCTGGACAACCGACCGCCAAAACGAGGAGCGGGCGAGGAAGGATGGGTCCGCATCTGGGCTGAAGAGCTTGCCATTCCGACGTATCTGGCCGGCGAACCGAACCGCAACCCGATGTTCCTGGAAAAGAGGGTGTACCAGGGAAGCTCGGGGCGGGTTTATCCTTATGCGGTAATTGACCGCATCGGGGATGAGAAGGTGAGTGAGCGCCATCCTGTGGTTTTTTTGGAGAACGACTATTTGAAGTTAATGGTGATGCCGGGGTTTGGCGGGCGCATCCAATATGCTTACGACAAGACGAACAACTACCCTTTCATTTACCACAATCGCGTCATTAAGCCGGCGCTAGTTGGGCTGGCGGGGCCCTGGCTTTCAGGCGGCATCGAGTTTAACTGGCCGCAACATCACCGCCCGGGCACCTATTGCCCGGTGGACTACGCCATCACAGCCGGTCCCGGCGGGAGCAAAACTCTTTGGTTGAGCGAGATTGAGCCGATGTGGCATCTGAAAGGCACCCTCGGCCTGACGCTGCATCCGGGGCAGGCCATCCTCGAAATCGAGATTCGCCTATTCAACCCCACCGCATTGCCCCAGAGCTTCCATCTTTGGACCAACCCTGCTGTGCATGTCAACGATCAGTACCAGTCCGTTTTTCCGCCCGATGTCCAGGCTGTCTATGACCATGGCAAACGCGACGTATCGGCTTTCCCCATAGCGCGCGGACATTACTACAAGGTGGATTACTCGCGGGGTGTCGATATCTCCTGGTACAAAAACCTTCCGGTCCCGACTTCCTATATGGCGGCACGGTCCGATTACGATTTTCTCGGCGGGTATGATCACGGAAAGCAGGCCGGCGTCCTTCATGTGGCCGATCACCACTTCGTTCCAGGCAAGAAACAATGGGTCTGGGGCTGCGGCGACTTCGGAAAAGCGTGGGACCGGAATTTGACCGACGAAGACGGGCCCTATGCGGAACTGATGTGCGGTGTGTTCGCCGATAACCAGCCCGATTTTTCATGGCTCCGGCCATTCGAGGAGAAGCTGGTCAAGCAATTCTTTCTGCCCTACAAAGGGATTGGTTACGTGCGCAATGCCACGATTCATGCGGCCATCAGCCTTGAAGTTCAAGGAGGACAAGCCCGTCTGGGAGCCTACGCCAGTGCGGCGCGCCAAAAGTCCGCTGTGCGCCTGGCCGTACAAGGAAAGCTCCTGTGGCAACGCCAAGCTGATCTAGGCCCCGAGAGCCCGTTAATTGCCACGGTGCGTTTGCCGGCGCACACCCGGCCTCAAGACATCGAACTGAGCGTTTGCGCCGCCGATGGAGAGCGGTTGGTTTCCTATTCGCCCGAACCCAAGCAACCGGAGGCGATGCCCGAGCCGGCAATGGCCATTGCCGAACGCCGCAAGCTGACCGGTAGCGAGGCGCTCCTTCTGGCGGGTCTGCATCTCGAACAATACCGTCATGCCACACGCGAACCCGAGGACTATTACCGCGAGGCCCTGCGCCATGAGCCGGGCGACATTCGCAACAACAATGCCTTGGGTCTGCTTCTGCTGCGCCGAGGACAGTTCATCGAGGCGGAGCAGCATTTTCGCGCCGCAATCAAAACGCAAATGCGTCACAACCCAAATCCGCCGGACGGCGAGCCTCACTACAATTTGGGTGTTTGCCTGCGCTATTTAGGCCGCCCGGCAGAGGCTTGTGCTGCGTTTTGCAAGAGCGCGTGGGACGCTGCGCGGCAGGATGCGGCCTTTTTCCAACTCGCTCAACTGGCCGCTATGCGCGACGATTTGGAGCAGGCCCTGGAATTCATCGACCGGTCTCTCGAAAGGAACTCATGCAATCAAAAGAGCGCCCATTTAAAGACCGTTTTGCTGCGCAAAATGAATCGAACAGCCGAGGCTCTGGATTTATCCAACCGCGCCATCGAGCGAGACCCGCTCGATTTCGGGGCGCGAAACGAGCGGGTGTTGCTCGGAAAAGAGGATGCAGCCGAGTTGCTCAGCTTAATGCGCTATAGCGAACATACTTCTCTGGAAATCGCGGCGGATTACGCCGCTCTGGGCGCCTACGGCGAGGCCATGGGACTGCTCCAGCGGCCATTGCAGACAAGCGCCCCAAGCGCCCTTCTGGGCAACGGCTCGAAAACCCGTGCCCCTGGCCACATGGGCCAAACCGGAATGCCCAATGCGCGCTCGATGTTGTTTTATTTCCTGGGTTATTACGCCGCCTTGAAGGGAGACACAAAAGAGGCGGCACGCCATTTTAAAAAAGCGCGCGCCCAAAATCCTGAGCGCTGTTTCCCGAACAGTCTCGAAAGCATTCTGGCGCTGCAGACCGCGTTGAAGTTCAATCCACGCGATGCGCGAGCGGGCTTTTTCCTGGGAAACCTTTGGTACGACAAACGGCAGGTTCCCGAGGCCACGGTTTGCTGGGAAGCCGCCCGCCGCATCGAACCCCAATGGCCCACCCCGCACCGGAACCTGGCGTTGGTTTATTTTAACAAGCAGCATAACCCGGCCAAAGCGCTGTCCTCTTTAAACCGGGCTTTCGCTTTGGACCAGACCGATGTCCGCGTTCTGTTCGAGTTGGATGTACTGAAAAGGCGGGCCGGCGTTTCCGCCAGGAGCAGATTTCAGTTTTTGCAAAGGCATCTCCACATCCTCTCCCAACGCGAGGACCTGCTGGTCGAGTATATAACGCTCTTGAATTTTTTTGCGAGGCATCAAGAGGCTCTCGACCTGTTGTTAAGCCGCAAGTTCCATCCATGGGAGGGCGGTGAAGGAAAAGTTACGGGGCAATACGTGACGAGTCTGGTGGAGTTGGCCAAGGAACAATTACGCCATGCCGTTTTTGAAGCGGGCAGCGCGGCCGGGGCGGGCGCGTTGCCCGGGACAATGGAGGCCGACCCCGTGGCGCTGCTCAACCGGGCGCGCGCCTATCCCGAAAACCTCGGCGAGGGCAAACTCCATGGGGCGCAGGAAAACCAAATCCTTTACTGGCTGGGTATCGCGCACGCGTGGCGGAGGGATTCAAAGGCCGCCCGCAAATATTGGGAAAAGGCCGCCCTGGGCATGGACGCGCCATCTCCCGCGCTGTACTATAACGACCAGAATCCCGACACGATTTTCTACCAGGGCCTGGCCTTGCAAAAGCTGGGCCGCACAGCCGCAGCTAAACGCCGCTTTGAAACTCTCGTGCGCTTTGGCCAGCAACATCTCCATGATAAAATCGTCATTGATTATTTCGCGGTTTCTCTCCCTGAATTCATGGTGTTCGACGACGATTTGGACCGGCGTAACCAGGTGAACTGCCGGTACTTGATGGGCTTGGGTTGGTATGGTTTGGACAAACGGGCGTCCGCCGAAAAGGAATTGCGCCGCGTGCAGCAACTTGACCCTGGCCATTTAGCCGCTCAGTTGCATCTCAAAATGTTTTCCGCTCCAGCCCTTTCCAATATATCGGCTGTTCACGCGCCGAAGCGACGAGTTCCAGCCAATCCCCAACCTTGA
- a CDS encoding DNA topoisomerase IV subunit A — MPAKRKKNETQPELPIQEMPEATPGEVHATPMPPSSNGQPAKIKPAKNGNGNGETHVLAENVANTAPPRPFVPGKIELPLHRRVNRSFLDYASYVIRDRAIPNLADGLKPVQRRILWALHQSDDGRFTKLANVIGDTTKYHPHGDASIGDALVVLANKRYLIERQGNFGNIYTGDPPAAARYIECRLTELARTELFNDELTEFVPSYDGRKKEPVTLPCKLPLLLMLGTEGIAVGMASRILPHNFPELLEAQIAILKKQPFKCLPDFQTGGLMDARGYKDGAGEIKVRAKLKIKDDSTVLIKEIPPTTTTDSLMASIEDASRKGKIKVRSVNDYTAEDVEIEVKAPSGVSAEQLADALYAFTDCEVSIASRIVIIKNNRPVEMTVSEVLQENTAQLVAILKRQLELRLGKLQDELHFRTLERIFIEERIYKKIEQCKTNEAVLEAVQDGFKPFRKQLVRELTQPDVERLLQVRIRRISVFDINQHREEMERVKADIEETRKNLKGLTRYVISHLEALLAKYAPMYPRLTKSSRYDEVDAREVAFKAFKVAYDRESGYVGHKVSGEEFKVECTKFDKLVLVFKDGHYQVVELAEKLFVGPDLIYCGLPERERVFTCAYTNREATFLKRFTFGGSILNKMYHCIPPKSKVLFFEPDTPAELFIKYKPAPYQKINQQTCAPTQVEVKGPKTRGRQISIKDVSSINSAPPRGWDPEAPTSKLQFV, encoded by the coding sequence ATGCCCGCTAAGCGCAAAAAAAACGAAACCCAGCCTGAGCTTCCGATCCAGGAAATGCCGGAGGCCACGCCCGGAGAAGTCCACGCTACACCGATGCCCCCAAGCAGCAATGGCCAACCCGCCAAAATCAAGCCTGCCAAAAACGGCAATGGCAACGGCGAAACCCACGTCCTGGCCGAGAATGTCGCCAACACCGCGCCGCCACGTCCGTTTGTGCCTGGCAAGATCGAGTTGCCGCTGCATCGGCGGGTCAATCGCAGCTTTCTCGATTACGCCTCATACGTCATCCGCGACCGGGCCATCCCCAATCTGGCGGACGGTCTCAAGCCGGTCCAACGCCGCATCTTATGGGCGCTGCACCAATCAGACGATGGGCGCTTCACAAAACTTGCCAATGTAATAGGTGACACCACGAAGTACCATCCGCATGGTGACGCTTCGATTGGGGATGCCCTGGTTGTGCTCGCGAATAAACGCTATCTCATCGAACGTCAGGGAAACTTTGGGAACATTTACACCGGCGATCCACCCGCCGCTGCGCGCTATATCGAGTGCCGGCTCACAGAATTGGCTCGTACTGAATTGTTCAATGATGAGCTGACTGAGTTTGTTCCAAGCTACGACGGACGCAAAAAAGAGCCAGTTACCCTCCCCTGCAAGCTCCCGCTCCTGCTCATGCTCGGCACCGAGGGCATCGCCGTCGGGATGGCTTCGCGCATCCTGCCGCACAATTTCCCCGAACTGCTCGAAGCCCAGATCGCGATTCTCAAAAAGCAGCCCTTTAAGTGCCTCCCTGATTTCCAGACCGGCGGCCTGATGGACGCCCGCGGCTATAAGGATGGCGCCGGGGAAATTAAGGTCCGCGCCAAACTCAAAATCAAGGACGACTCGACCGTTCTTATTAAGGAAATCCCGCCCACAACCACCACCGACTCGCTGATGGCATCCATCGAAGACGCCTCGCGCAAGGGCAAGATCAAGGTCCGCAGCGTTAATGACTATACGGCTGAGGATGTTGAAATCGAGGTCAAGGCGCCCAGCGGCGTCAGCGCCGAGCAATTAGCCGATGCCCTCTACGCCTTCACTGACTGCGAGGTCTCCATTGCCAGTCGCATTGTCATTATCAAAAACAATCGCCCGGTCGAGATGACCGTCTCGGAGGTTTTGCAGGAGAACACGGCGCAACTGGTCGCCATTCTCAAACGCCAACTCGAACTTAGACTCGGCAAACTCCAGGACGAACTCCATTTCCGCACCCTCGAACGCATCTTCATCGAAGAACGAATCTACAAAAAGATAGAGCAATGCAAAACCAATGAGGCAGTGCTCGAAGCGGTCCAGGACGGCTTCAAACCATTCCGCAAACAACTGGTTCGCGAACTGACTCAGCCCGATGTCGAACGCCTGCTCCAGGTCCGCATTCGGCGCATTTCTGTCTTTGACATCAACCAGCACCGTGAGGAGATGGAGCGGGTCAAGGCTGACATCGAGGAGACCCGCAAGAATCTCAAGGGCCTTACCCGCTATGTCATCAGCCATCTGGAAGCGCTCCTGGCCAAGTACGCGCCGATGTACCCGCGCCTGACCAAATCCAGCCGTTACGATGAAGTCGATGCGCGTGAGGTCGCTTTCAAGGCCTTCAAAGTCGCTTACGACCGGGAATCCGGGTATGTCGGCCACAAAGTCTCCGGTGAAGAATTCAAGGTGGAGTGCACCAAATTTGACAAGCTCGTGCTGGTTTTTAAGGACGGCCATTACCAGGTGGTCGAGTTGGCCGAGAAGCTCTTTGTCGGACCGGACCTGATCTATTGCGGGCTGCCCGAGCGCGAGCGAGTCTTTACTTGCGCCTATACCAACCGCGAAGCCACATTCCTGAAGCGATTCACTTTTGGCGGCTCGATTCTTAACAAGATGTACCATTGCATCCCCCCTAAATCCAAGGTCCTCTTCTTCGAGCCGGATACCCCTGCGGAACTGTTTATCAAGTACAAGCCCGCGCCTTATCAAAAAATTAATCAGCAGACCTGTGCGCCAACTCAAGTCGAGGTCAAAGGCCCTAAAACGCGCGGACGCCAAATCTCCATCAAAGATGTCTCCTCGATCAACAGCGCGCCGCCGCGCGGCTGGGACCCGGAAGCTCCCACCAGCAAGCTGCAGTTCGTTTAA
- a CDS encoding type II toxin-antitoxin system VapC family toxin, producing MKPYADTNFFTRYYLEVPDSEGLGGLAEAAGRSGAGALPVSWFLRMEICNALQLCLFRARDFRQAHVTAEQVSAAMACLREDLKRGALLRAVVLAVSDLEGQFEELSLRHTAKHGFRTYDLVHVASALLLGCDTFWSFDSKATRLAALEGLETI from the coding sequence TTGAAACCTTACGCCGATACTAACTTCTTCACCCGGTACTACCTGGAAGTGCCGGACTCCGAGGGACTGGGCGGCCTTGCTGAGGCTGCAGGGCGTTCCGGCGCAGGGGCGCTCCCGGTGAGCTGGTTTCTTCGGATGGAAATCTGTAACGCTCTGCAATTGTGCCTCTTTCGCGCGCGTGATTTCCGTCAGGCACATGTCACTGCCGAACAAGTCTCTGCGGCTATGGCTTGTCTGCGAGAGGATTTGAAACGCGGAGCTTTGTTGCGAGCCGTTGTGTTGGCCGTTTCGGACCTCGAGGGGCAATTCGAGGAACTCAGCTTGCGTCATACGGCCAAACACGGGTTCCGGACATACGACCTGGTGCACGTAGCCTCCGCGCTGTTGTTGGGCTGCGACACCTTTTGGAGTTTTGATTCCAAGGCTACCCGCCTGGCTGCCTTGGAAGGATTGGAGACAATTTGA